TGGCTGCAAATGATATATGAGCAATCAGAAAGGGGAAGTTCTCATTCAAGTTAAATTTTCCTAAATCTACATAGGTAAATGGcgttgtttattatttagaTTTAGTTATTTACATGCTTAGTAGCTAAGAATCGAAATGGTTAACAAGTAATGAATCAAGTTTAGCTATCCTAGCCAATTGCTATGATTTTTTGTGTATCTCTGCCTGTTAAGCCCCCAAAAAGTCACTTAATCGCTTTGTTTagcaattatttattcatatagATGGCGTGGAAATCCCCTTTGATCTCTGCCCTCGATCCCGGCCACTTTGATTGCCATCCCCAGCTGAAGTGCTCCAATTGTCTAAAGCACTTGCATGTACATATAGTATTTTTCtctttgtgtgagtgtgtgtgtgcagtgtCGCATTGCCATTAATTTCgcttacaatattaattaCCATCAAATTTCTCATTCCGCTGATTTGTGGTCGCGGCGAGGCGAATGTGTGGCAAAAATGATTTTAGCCgcatattcataaaatatCTGCCCACAATGGGGTGGgcttgctgctggtgctgctgctggccagacattaagtatgtatatatatctatatatatatatacacatatatatataactacaTAGAGagcccccttttttttgcatcCCACTCATCCTTGGTCAGGCGTTGCTGTTGACATGTTGCCGCcgcttgttgttgccgctgttgctgccgctggcgTTAAATTAGTTGTTGGCATCGGCGGTGGCAGCAAATGCAGACCACCGCCCCCTGGGTCCACATTCCGCcccaccaccgcaccaccccACCGCCCCACCTCACCCCCTTGACCCACTATGCGCTCCATCAACCGACTAACGATGCACTCAATTACAGCGACCAGTGCGGTGACGTCGCATAAATTATAGTTTatgtactttttatttttattttcatttttaatttcgatgCGGCGCTGCTCTGCTTTTGTTGTCGATTGCCAACAGCGGTGTGTATAATAGCTATATGATAATTGCCTCGATTTCGTccttaaaactatttatttggtattaaacatttaatgaaAAGTCATCATTGCTATTGGCATTCAATTCAGTTCTGTCTAACAGCTCGTAATTTAAATTCTGCTGGCAAAAATGTCTAGAATAAATTCAATAAtgtctaaaataaattaaattataaattaaaatataaataatgctataataatttaataatatctaaaataaattaaagaatggtaaaataaattaaataatatctaAAATAAGTTAAGTAATGtctaaaatgaattaaattatatCTAAAGTAAATTAAGTAATGtctaaaatgaattaaatgatatctaaaatgaattcaataatgtctaaaatgaattaaattatatcttaaatatattaaataatttctatagtaaattaatgttaaaaataagtaatactattataaataaatcgtTGGTCTAAATCGGAATGTTTAGGAAGATTGTTACTTAGATCATTAGGCATACAAAATATTGTTCAATATTCCAGCAAAAAAGTGTTAGTTTTTAAAAGCGGTATAATCAATTATTTTCCCTCTAAATTGTTTCcttcatttattaaaatatgggtacattattaaaacaaatttgtgtGTGTAATCCGACATAAAAAGTCGAGTGGCTGCCAATAAATTagtatttaattaactttatgTACACACCAACATTTTCGCAGACAGAAGAGATAAATTGGCCAACACATTGGTCAGTGATGGAAACCTACATACGTTCTTGCTAGAACTTATCAGCTTTATTTTGACCATTAGTCAGCTGTGCACAAATTGCGATCGCGCTTTTGGGCCCAAAACCAACTTTGAACCAACTTACAAACGCTTTATGAGGAACGACACCTGTCTGGCATTGCAAGCCGTTGGCACGTAGCACGTGGGCTCAGTATGCCGATTCCCCACCGATAAGCCACCGCCCCCTGGGCCACAATGACGCACCACCCCCTGCACCACTGGCACCACTTGCACCACCTGTTGAGCACCAAGTTCGGCGGAGTTGCTCGGATTGTCACCTGCATACAGTGCGGCTCATTAACACGGCGTCGTTTGATTGACCAAATTATTATGTAATTAGCCGCCGACTGACCCACATCCCAGcaggtggtgcggtggtgctgTTGTCCAGTGGTGCTGGCTCTTATCAGTCTGATTTATTCATGTTTCTTGGAACGTGTTTTTTGCCGACACGTCGGTGACAGGAAGTCAGCAGCACAGGGACTCGAATTGGGAAACTCGCCGGCCGATTGGCAAATCCCAATACtaaaagtgaataaaatgTGAATAAAAGTGAATTATTCCAGCGGGTGATTGTGTGGCAATACAAACTCCATTTATGAGTGTATCAAAATGTGTGGCTTATGTACTTGCTCATAAACAAATCAGCGACTTATGAGCggattaataaaattatatatttacatgttTTTATGGCAAGTTGCGTACTGGCAAATCaagataattgaaatttaattgtgATTATATGGTCGCTGTCAATGCTTATTCTAATTTTATGGTCGACTTTATTAAAGGAAATCTTAAGTTAATGAGTGACTAGCTGAATATGTGAATGCAAGTTCTCTGGTGACTGGAAAACacataaaatgcataatatCAATTAATGCAGTAAAAGAAATGAATAGTATTAGTATAAGTAGTATAGTATAAGATCTATggattaataattaataatccTACATTAGATGTAAGCCCTTATACGCCTATCATCATTTCCTAAGTGCTCAATTTGTCATTTCCAATGAATGCCCCATGAATAATGCCCATAATAAACTCCCCAGCTGATTTAAATGAGTTCAGTTTGGCGACGCTTATTTGCCTAGCAAGTTCACACCAGCGAGTCTCTAGGTTAGGAGGTCTCTAATTGGCATCTTGTGGGAGTGATCTATTCAATTAGCATCCAATTGATTCTTTACGCGTCGCCCACCTCAACGCGCCCATTGAGCCGCCACACAATGCGGTTCCAGGTATTTGTGGCACCTCTTCTATTTGCGAtcgccaccagcaacagcacccACACATCACGATTTCGCGATTCGCAATCGAAGATGTTCGATTTTCGAGCGTTGCGACTTGCGTCGATCGCATTTTCGCACCTCCATACGAGATGTTTGCCAAATATTTGGACTGCTCACGTCCCAGTCGATTGAATGTTGCTAACTCCAAGGGGCTTTCACTACACACAAATTGCCAAATGGCCAAGACAGCGGTGGGAGTAGGCTCATTAGCCATTGCACTGGGGCTGTGGGCCATAAAATTATGACACGATCGCTGGTCAGTGGTCACTGGCCACCTACTTGGGGTTTGTTGACAGCGCACTCCCCTTACATAATGAGACAAGACCATTCATTCACTCGAATTGATATTAATTCCAATCACGTCCTTGCGCAcaattttcgatttcgtttgaATTTTCTTGGGGGCCGAGCCTCCTATAAAACGATAGGCTGCCATCCACAGAAGTCACAGTCAAGCGACAACAGACAAAGCGTAAGCTTCGCAATTGGATAACCCCTCAACTCAAGCAAGGAATCTCTCAGAATGAAGGTGACTTCCGCtaaataatgttaataataatttaataataataataatggtaaCTGCAGTACTTCGTGTGCATCTTGGCTGTGGTGGCTGTGGCCCAGGCGGGTCTGCTGCCCCACGTGGATAGCCACCATGGCTACCACCACGAGGAGCTGCCCCATCTGCTGGACGCTGAGATCCACCATTCGGATGGCATCCATCTGGGACACAGCGCCGCTTTGGTGCACGACGATCACCACTTGAACCACCATCTGGATCATCATTTGGATCACCACCTGGTGGAGTCGCTGCCCACCACCGTGTACCACCATGAGCCGCTGCACTACCACTACGCTCGTCTGCAGTCCGCTCCGGTGgtgcaccaccatcaccacgaCACCCACGCCGCCGTGGTGCATCACAGTATCCCAGCCCACTTCGATGTCCACAGCCACGCGAACCTGCTGTCCTTCGCCAAGCACTCGTTGCACGGAAAGTACGGAAAGGTCCGGATCACCGAGACCCATTATTGAGAGATTCCACACCACATCCATTGTCCACAATACAATGTCCAGCTCTGACTAGCCAAACGCTCCCCCTCATGACTCATAATTTATTAAGTCAATAGTTAAGCTCACGAAAACGAACTCAATTGAACGGGTGACAAGTTAAAGAGATAAGCTCAGgatttttgtaaaaataaatatctaagTCAATTGTTAGCACAGATTTAAAGTTCATGAACTACCTTTCTGATTTGACCCACCACAGGCCAAGTCTAAAGGAATCTCAGGCATCTTAATCGGCTTAAACGAATGCACATAATTAATGAAtattaatgaatatttatatagcaGCTGGTAGGAGGTTTTCGCCCACCAACTTCTCACCTTTCTATTACCACTTAAACGCAACCCCCTTGCGAGATTTTCCAATAggattttgaatttattaagcGTTAAAGTTGCTCACGAAATGTACGGATAAACGGGTGAGAATCTGTGAATTCATCCAGCGAATAATTGGCCTAGCTACTGATACTTTCCCCATTTTGCCCCCCACCACAACTATATCCCCACCAATTGCAACACATTTTGGATTCACTGCATCCGTCTCAGAGCCTTCAACGCGGCCCAGACAATTTATCATCGGCAGTGCGAGCCGAAAGTAATTTACTTGCAATTTAAAGATAAACAGGCGCGATAATGTCTACAAAGCATAAACGTGAGTTGACGCCTACAATCCGAGCAAGACCCCTCATCTCCGCCAAGGGGTGGAGGGGCAGCCATGGCCATACATCATCGCGATATCGCTGCCACAGAGAGTGAAGGTGTTGCTGGTGCGGCTAGTGTTGCAgcggtgttgctgctgcgcctgtgTGCCTGCCTCACGCCATCCGTTTGCTAAGGGGAAAGAACAATTGCAACGGCCGCTGCACGATGCGGCAGTTTCGAGTTGCAACTGGGAAACTGGCAACCTGCAGCAGGTAACTTGCAACCTGGCCACTTGCAACGCAGTCGACCCTGACAAACAAACGCTGAGGGCGTCGTGCTCATGTCCAGAGCTCTCGACTTGGAGACCCCGGAGCCCGGAGTCACAGGCAGTGGCAAAGTGAAGCGCATGCGCAACACGTGGCCGAAACACCACTGAAATGTGgctaaaataaagagaaaaaactaaaaagctAAAGACTAACCCTCCGACCCAAAACGCTTCCCCTTTTTCGCAGCGAAGTGCAGCCAAGCGGCTTCTGCAATTTTCCAGTCGTGCGCCATGGCAACGCGTGCCGagctcattttcattttcattgagCCGCCGGAGAACGAGGAGATCGCTGGTACTTAACTGGCTATGAGGAAATTAGCCAGCCTCGTGGCCAGGAGCTGAGCTCTTCTGgccttttccccttttgcaccCAGCTAAGACCATCCTTAGATGGTTTGCCCGACACGGAGAGTTAAATTTCGGTAGTTTGAGTTTATTGTTTGAGGGGCATAAAGGATGTGCAAAGCACTAAACTAATGTTTAAGTACGCAAAACTGCAAAGAACAACTTTAAATGAagagaaaaataattttaaattccttATTTACAACCTTTTTCTATTTGGAGTAAAAGAATCTTACCTTTAAAGTGATGTTCAACAGAGAACCTTTAAATGTTGCTATTAACTTTTGCATCCCACAATTTGTTTGTCGTATATAAAAAGTTCGAGTTATCTGATGTGCATTTCTTACACATgccaatatttttgttatattccTTCCAATGTCAAGTTGTCTCATgctttgttgcatttgttgtcTAACAAAAAAGACCACCACATGTTACACTGAAAGTCTAGCCGCAATTTGTTCTCTCAGTGCCGCGttgacaaatattttgtacAAATGGCCGGGCTGCTGGCGCATTTGAGCACATATTCACCGTACTCACGGCTCCATCTGAATGGAGACCCTGCGAGGCAGagacagaggcagaggcaAAAAGTCGTGCCACACGAAGCCCCAAAACTAAACCAAATGCGGCACGACTCTTTTTTGCGGCTTGTCGTGCGTTGAATGGGGCAACATTGTACACACGGCGTTGGATGCGTCCGAgtgttgcaacttgcaacttgcaacagcTCAATGCCCACAGCTCAACACCTGCCGAAGCTTCACAAATTCGATAAATCACACAATCTCACCGAGAATCGCTCGTAGATGAGTGTCTGTCTGTACGTCGAAAAAAAAGCTGTCAAAAAACAGTGATGCGTGTACCCCCGCCTGCCTGTGGATTTGTGTACTTCTATATGTACTTGAGTATTTCTGTTGACTTTGAGCCGCGATGCGGTCGCCTCGCTACGATTAAAGCCAGCCTAGTGTGGTAGCGCTAATGGCTAAGACACACAAGACGCTGGGTGTTCGCCAAAGAGGGGCATCCAAGGGGCACAGCCAGCTCCAGACAATGCCACAGTTTATATTGCAGCCTGTGCCTGGTCATTAGCAgcattgcagctgcaacagcagcaacagcaacagcagcaacagttgctgcAGCAGTGTGGCTGCGGTGTAAGTGAGGTAGctgcaactccaactccagcgtCGTCTCTTTGGCAGCGTAATTGTGTTAAAAATTACTCAGGCATCTTAATCACtttggtaaatattttgccagAGTCGGAGAAGAAGGAGttttcggattcggattcggactcTTACAGACGCAAGACGCAACGAACGAGGTTAAtgcgctgcagctgcagcaaccgACGCAGAATGTTGCTAGTTCACAAACCcccccttcttttttttgttttttttttcctttaaattGAGGcatgtgggtgtgcgtgtgtttcgGAAAGCCGAAACATGCAAACTCCACAAACGAGCCAAGTTTTCATTCATGAAATTGCCCAGATTGgcaaggcaaaaaaaaaaggaaaaaaataaaatcagaatGAAGGGGAGTGCGAGGGCAACTCAAGTTGATTGCATGTTCGGGCTCAGTTCATTTTCAACAGCATCAAGGATCAAATGCATTAAATACGAGAACGAGACCAAGTCGCTGCCAtcggatgttgctgctgcaccaacatcagcaacatcagcaacatcaacagcaacaacacatcTACTTACGTGCAGTTCGCCGCCTTATCGGCACTGCTCATCTGGCGTCCTCTGTCCAGGGTCCCAGGTACTTCCCCCAATCCCTGAATCCCCCTAGTACCCAGTGCCCAGTGCCGAATAGCCAATACCCAATCcccagccacatccacatcctaTATACATTCACATCCAGGGCGGGTGGCGCACCTGCGGCAAACTGCTTTGCAATTATGAGATTTTTTGCGCTTCCTCTGCTTCGCTGCGAGGCCAGCGGCTTAGAGTTATGCTAAACAAACCAGGAGCGGATTTTAAAACCCGAAAAAGTAAGGATCTTGAATTCTTACAGGATCATAAAGCACTCAGGAATAGGACAATACATGGGTGTATCCAAATCCAACAGATATTTATAAGATACTTGCTTAGAATGTTCTAGATACTTAGTTATAGATACAAGTTCTGTAAGCAGTTTTTTAATAGCTGTATATTAAACTTGTAAATATGTTACTTACTTTTTAAACTTGttaaatatcgaaaaatatttAGGCATTCCAGCCCTGATCGTcgaaggaagaggaggagtaGCCGATTGCCAGGTCGATGATGTTGCAGGcagcttctgttgctgctgctgctgccgttgatgcggctgatgctgctgctgatgctgctgctgctcctgctgctgatgctaCACTTTCTCTCTGTACAGCAGCGCGGCATCATAATTTAGACTGCAATCATCATTATCGTTCGAGACCAGCGACCCGAGAGCATTCTTGGGCAAAACGCCCGCACGTAGACATTTTGGAGGAGCGCTGCACTGGGGGAGCTGTGGAGCAAGGTAGCTGTGGAGCTGGGGAGTTCGGAAGTCGGGGAGCCAGTGAAGAGAA
This genomic interval from Drosophila teissieri strain GT53w chromosome 3L, Prin_Dtei_1.1, whole genome shotgun sequence contains the following:
- the LOC122616569 gene encoding histidine-rich glycoprotein encodes the protein MKYFVCILAVVAVAQAGLLPHVDSHHGYHHEELPHLLDAEIHHSDGIHLGHSAALVHDDHHLNHHLDHHLDHHLVESLPTTVYHHEPLHYHYARLQSAPVVHHHHHDTHAAVVHHSIPAHFDVHSHANLLSFAKHSLHGKYGKVRITETHY